cagtgcagagactgtaaaattggggtaatatgatcatattttcttgacctggtaaggactatagctgctgcattttggactacctgtagcttgtttattgacgaagcaggacaaccacctagaagtgcattacaatagtccagtctagaggtcataaatgcatgaactagcttttctgcatcagaaacagataacatgtttcgtagcttggcaatgtttctaagatggaagaatgcagtttttgtaacattggaaatatgattttcaaaagacaagttgctgtctaatataacacccagatttttgactgtataagaagtaacagtacatccgtctagttgcacattgtaatctacaaaattctgtgtagtgtttttttggtccaataattaatatctctctcttatccgaatttaattggagaaaattattggtcatccaatcttttacatttttaacacactctgttagcttagataatagTTAGCTTTTCATCCCGTGTCTTTACCATTACAcattatattgaaatataattttccttCCATCTCATTATTGTTTCTTCCATCACTCATCACCATGTCTATGTCTGTATATATGATAGCAGGAAGGCGAAATCCTGAGAAATCATGCTTCAGATAAGCAGTTCTGCTTAGTTCATTAACTGTAGTTATTAAAGCAGCTCATCTGCAAAAGGAAACAAATGCAAAATTATAAGATAAAAGGATTTAATAGACCATCATTTGAATTCATAACAGTTCACTATGTCTATTGATATAATAACAGCATAGCCAAGGGTATTAAAAAAAGAGTATTCaatgtacaatataaaacatataGTTTTGATTCAGTCATGCACTGTATGAATACTACAGTTTCCATTATCTAGAGCATTAGTCCAAAAGCTTTCATTCCGTTGTTATAAGAGTGTCACTGAGAGAAGCGCTCCATCAGTCCCATGTAATGCCAAGCATCTGACAGCTGAGTTCCCAGAGTTTCTGAGCCATTTCATCATCTAAAGCTTCTCTTGAACACAGTGCTGGAGCACAGTCGCTAGAAACAAAGCAGAATCTCAGGTTAATGAATGGCACTGTCTTAATGAGCATTATTATGACCAATCATTTCTATATTTCATGTTTAACACACTTTATTATCATAAAAACCTAATGCAAATGGTGGATGTCTTTTGCGCATATCGTCACATAACTCACGTGAGAGTAAACTGGACTAAGAATTCTATTGAAATGTTTCTTCTGTACCTGTAATATCCTCCACTCTCGTTGTCCAGCTTGGGCTCCACTGCACAGTAGATGGTGGTCTGGGCCCCCTGGATGGTGGTCTTGGTGAAGGGGCTAAAGACCTTGACTGCTATCTGCACAGGCTTGCTGAGGTTCCTAAACAGCTCTGACTGCACCACACCGGGATGGAGGGAGTACACAGTCACACCACTGCCTACAAACACAACCATCACCATATATCACTATCAGAGTTAGCAGATGACACACAAGTGAACACATGATTAAACAGTtagaatgaggtttttttttacttcttttgtaCTGCCATGATTAGgaacagaaatgttttaatgGAAATAAGTCCAAAAATAAGTTTTGGATTCAATCCGTCATTAATTTACATTGTGTTTCTCTTTATAGAAAGTGTTGTAGTGGGACAATGGTAAGTGATGGTGACAAATATTAATACTTCATTCGCCATGGTTTTTACATGCTAATAATGTACATCAAATAATACATGTTCATAAATAAGATATTGCCACAGTAAATAACCTAGAAAGACGTGgtacctttaaaataataataataataatcatgggCATACCATGTATTTTgggattaaaaaaaacttaacaatAACAACAGATATACTTATTCAGGAATTGAACTACAGTGTGCATGTGTTTTATACATATCCATCTTCCATATCAATCATATTTGATGCATCAGGTTTTTATGACTCATATTGTATGCTGTAGGAAAATATGGAGCTCATACTCTTGAGAAGAAAAGGTATAAAGTCATTCAGATGACAGAGGGCATGTAGTCTATTTTGTAGAGATTTTTCAGCAATAAAATGTGATTATGTTGATATGTTGAAATTTGTGTATTAAAACAGGGTTATAGAATCATAGTTTTCGATTCAAACAGGTTCAAATAgtattaaattagttaaaattcCTTTTCTCCCCCTTCCATCTCTGTCAAAATTAAACTGTTGGCATCACAAACAAGTCCTTAAGAATCTGAATAAATCTGCAACAATGCCAGTAGATAAttcacttctgttttttttttactagaattACTGGCATGATTTTAAACCATGCAGAATGTGATTGATCCGTGGCCCTTCTGAACAGATCATGGTGTCAGAAAAAGGACATTCTACACATTCTTAGGACAGTCCTGCATCCTAAAGGAAAATCTAAGAAAAACACAGAGATCAGTTGTGACCACCTCTGACACAGTGTGTCCTGGTTTTGGTTGTGTTTATGTAGTCTGACAGGGAAAAAGATTGCATTTAATGTCACATTGTACTCTAATGAATACCAAATCAAGCAGAGATCAGGAGAGAGACGACAAACAAGACATTATAGTGTGAGTTCTTAAGGATCAAATTTAGTCTGACACGGATAGCCTTGCTCTGAAGGTCATATACCTTGCAGTCTTTTAGCTAAGGAGCGTGTGCAGAGGATGTTAGCTAGTTTGCTCTGGCCATAAGCCCTCCGTGGAGAGTAACCCTTCTCGCTGTTTATGTCATCCAGATGGATGCTGCCCCATGTATGGGCCACAGAAGCCACGTTGATGATCCTGGAGGGGGCTGATTTCTTTAGGAGGTCAAGCAGAAGGTAGGTGAGCAGAAAATGACCTGTTGGTGGATTGGAGAAGATAAAAATAGTCAGGGGTTGTTTGCCCTTTCATTGTCTCTCATGTCCTGTTGATCCTCCGGTGCTTTATTTGTCTATTACTCAATAAATGCATGGAAGTGGATGTATATGGAAAGGATGTAAACTATATGTCAGTGCTTAGGTTCCAACAGGAAGCCAACTTCGGCTGATAAATGATTAAACAGCATGCACTGTCAATTTAGAGGCTCGCTACTCTACACTGGTAGGAAGTCTGAGACTTATATATAGGATTAGTCTattatcaaatgtaatttgtGGTGAATTTAATGGAGGTCACTTTTTTGGACCAATTTACTTGACTTACTGGTCAGATCAATTATTTATTAGATACaggaaatgtaattttacagagAGTATTAATTATTCCTGGGGCATAATAAGTGTTTACAACAAAATGCTGATGAACTATAATAACTTTAAATTGCCTCAGATATTTATAAAATTGCATTGATTTTTTATTGTTGAA
This genomic stretch from Carassius carassius chromosome 42, fCarCar2.1, whole genome shotgun sequence harbors:
- the LOC132123803 gene encoding retinol dehydrogenase 12-like, with product MHSIRNFFCGQWSSSVRLDDKTVIITGANTGIGKETVRDLAKRGARVIMACRDLEKAEEARKELMEDSGNQDIVANKLDLSDTKSIREFAELINKEEKQVNILINNAGIMMCPYSKTADGFEMQFGVNHLGHFLLTYLLLDLLKKSAPSRIINVASVAHTWGSIHLDDINSEKGYSPRRAYGQSKLANILCTRSLAKRLQGSGVTVYSLHPGVVQSELFRNLSKPVQIAVKVFSPFTKTTIQGAQTTIYCAVEPKLDNESGGYYSDCAPALCSREALDDEMAQKLWELSCQMLGITWD